GTCTTCCCACTCCGATCGATGAGTTGGGGACGTCGTGATTGTTGGGGGTGCGGGCTGGAGGAGTTGTCCTACAACAGCCCCGATCTGGGTTTCATACGCGCGCAGTATAGCACAAGGATCGGAGCCCGCTAGGCTTCCGCGGCAAGGCCGGTCGCCAGAGCCCTGGCTTTGGTCGTGATTGCCGCTGCGGTCAGTCCGAAATGCTCGGCCAGAACCTCGGCGGGAGCGCTCTCCCCGAAGCGGTCGAGGCTCACCACGGAGCCCTGATCTCCTGCCCAGCGGTGCCAGCCGAGACCACACCCCGCCTCCACTGCCAGGCGTGCACGAACGCTCGGCGGGAGAATCTGCTCTCGGTAGTCCGCCGGCTGGGCGGCGAAGAGCTCCCAGGACGGCATCGAGATCGCCCGGCAGGGGATCCCTTCTGTCGAGAGTGCCGTCGCGGCGGCGACGATCGGTGCCACTTCCGATCCGCTGGCGAGCAGGAGCACCCGCGGCGTCGTCCCCGGGGCGCCGTCGAAGACGACGTAGGCGCCGCGCCGGACGCCCTCGGCGGCCCCATGCACGGTACCGGCAAGGGTCGGGAGCTTCTGGCGCGACAGCGCGAGTGCGGTCGGACCGTCCTGCCGTTCGATCGCCACCCGCCAGGCGGCGACCGTCTCGTTGGCATCGGCCGGACGCAGCACCACAAGGCCTGGGATGGCCCGCAGCGCGGCAAGCTGGTCGATCGGCTGGTGGGTCGGGCCGTCCTCGCCGAGAAAGACCGAGTCGTGGGTGAAGACATAGATTGCCGGCACGCGCATCAGCGCCGCCAGCCGAATCGCCGGCCGCATGTAGTCCGAAAAGACCAGGAACGTGCCTCCGAACGGTCGCACCAGGCCCGAGAGCGCGAGCCCGTTGAGCGCGGCGCCCATCGCATGCTCGCGCACGCCGAAATGGAAGTAGCGGCCGTCCGGATGGGCGAAGGAAAAGTCCGCCGCGCCGTCGATCTGGGTGTTGTTCGACGGGGTGAGGTCGGCCGAGCCACCCACGAGCTCGGGCAATCGGGGAGCGAGGGCGTTGATCGCCTTGCCCGAGGCCACGCGCGTGGCAAGGCCGCTCGCGTCCGCGGCGAAGGACGGGAGCCCGGCATCCCAGTCCGCCGGAAGGCAGCGGGCGATGCGGCGAGCGAGCTCGTCGGCGAGGTCGGGGTGGGCGACCCGGTAGGCCGCCACATGCGCCAGCCACTCCGCGCGCGCCGCGGCGCCGCGTGCGCGTGCCGGGGCGAAGGCCTCGCGCGCCCCGTCCGGAACGAGAAACGTCGGTGAGGTCGGCCAGCCGAGAGCTTGCTTGGTCAGCTCGATCTCCGACCCGCCGAGCGGCGAGCCATGGGCCTCGGCGGTGTCCTGCTTGTTCGGGCTGCCGTAGCCGATGTGGGTGTGCACCCGCAGCAGCACGGGTCGTTCGCTCTCGGCGGCGGCGGTCTCGAGGGCCGTGCCCAACGCGTCGAGGTCGTTGCCGTCTGCCACCTCGACGATCCGCCAGCCATAGGCGGCGAAGCGCCCGGTCACGTCTTCGGAAAACGCGAGCGAGGTGGAGCCGTCGATGGTGATCCGGTTGTCGTCGTAGATCAGCTTGAGCTGGCCGAGCCGCTGGTGACCGGCGAGCGAGCAGGCCTCCGCGGCGACGCCCTCCATCAGGTCGCCGTCTCCGGCGAGAACCCAGATGCGGTGATCGAAGAGCGGGAATCCGGGCCGGTTGAACCGAGCGGCGAGCAGCCGCTGGGCCATCGCCATGCCGACGGCGGTGGCCACTCCCTGGCCGAGCGGGCCGGTCGTCACCTCGACGCCGGGGGTCAGGCCGCGCTCCGGGTGTCCCGGGGTGCGCGAACCGAGCTGGCGGAACCGCTCGAGCTCGGCGAGCGGCAGGTCGAAGCCGGCCAGGTGGAGCAGCGAGTAGAGGAGCGCCGAGGCGTGCCCGCACGACAGGACGAAGCGGTCGCGGTCGGGCCAGTCGGGGTCGGCCGGGTCGAAACGGAGGAGGCGCGACCAGAGCGTGTAGGCGACGGGCGCCTGTCCGAGCGGTGCTCCCGGATGTCCGGAGCGGGCCCGTTCGACCATGTCGACGGCGAGGAAGCGCAGCGTGTTGACGGCGAGCAGGTCGCGTTCGCGGGAGATCATCGAGAAGTCCGGAAGGTTCTGCGGGCGGGCGGCGCCCGACAATTCAGTCTACTCCGACCCGCGAGTTCGCCGCCGCTTTGACTCTCGCCGGCGCTCTCCCTAGAATCGGCCTCCCAGTGCCTTCCGGAGAGGTGGCCGAGCGGCTGAAGGCAACGGTTTGCTAAACCGTCATACGGGCCTAAACCTGTATCGAGGGTTCGAATCCCTCCCTCTCCGCCAGTTTCCCCCTCGGAAGCTCGATCTCCCATCCGTTCAGTGGGCGCCTCGGGTCATCGATTGATCCGAAAGGCCGAAGCCCAGGCCGCACTTTGACCCCTCGCCGGGTCAACGATTGACGCTTCGCCCCGCCATCCCCCCGCCAAATCGTTCCGGCGTCACCCCTTTCGCCGGGGCGAGCGCTCCGCCAGGTCGGTATGGACCTTGCGTTGGGCCGCCAGCGCGGAGCATCGGCGCTCCGCACGATCGACCAAGGAGGTCGCGACGATGCGTCGACTACTCTCCCGCGGGCTCGCGGCCGCGGCGCTTGCCGGTGCATTGGGCGCTCCCGTGCAGGCGGCGGTGACCGGCGTCGCCTTCGTGCACGGCACGGGCAAGCAGACCAACGCCCTCGACGACTACTGGACGCGCGAGCTCGTCGACTCGGTCCGGCAGGGGCTGCCGAACACGGCAAACTACGCCGTCGTCAACTGCGATTTCACCCAGTACATGTGGAAACCCGAGGCGGCGGGGTGCCTTGCCGGGGCGCTCTACAACTTCGTGACCTCGCGCGGCATCGACGACCTGGTCGTGATCACCCACTCCAATGGCGGCAACGTCATGCGCTGGATCCTGTCGAATCCGACCTTCGACAGCCGCTACCCGACGATCATCAGCCGCATCCGCTGGGTCGATGCTCTCGCGCCCTCCTCGCTGGGCACCCCGCTCGCCGATGCGGTGATCAACGGTACCGTCTTCGAGCAGTCGCTCGGCTGGCTGCTCGGCTACAAGAGCGACGCGGTACGCCAGCAACAGGTCTCGTGGATGGCCTACTACAACGCCAACAACCTCTACGGGACGAGCGGGCGTCCGGCGCTGCCCAAGGGCTTCTGGGCGGTCGTCGGCACCGACGTCGACACGGCGATCTGGGATCCCGACAGCTACTGCGGCGG
This genomic window from Holophagales bacterium contains:
- the tkt gene encoding transketolase; the protein is MISRERDLLAVNTLRFLAVDMVERARSGHPGAPLGQAPVAYTLWSRLLRFDPADPDWPDRDRFVLSCGHASALLYSLLHLAGFDLPLAELERFRQLGSRTPGHPERGLTPGVEVTTGPLGQGVATAVGMAMAQRLLAARFNRPGFPLFDHRIWVLAGDGDLMEGVAAEACSLAGHQRLGQLKLIYDDNRITIDGSTSLAFSEDVTGRFAAYGWRIVEVADGNDLDALGTALETAAAESERPVLLRVHTHIGYGSPNKQDTAEAHGSPLGGSEIELTKQALGWPTSPTFLVPDGAREAFAPARARGAAARAEWLAHVAAYRVAHPDLADELARRIARCLPADWDAGLPSFAADASGLATRVASGKAINALAPRLPELVGGSADLTPSNNTQIDGAADFSFAHPDGRYFHFGVREHAMGAALNGLALSGLVRPFGGTFLVFSDYMRPAIRLAALMRVPAIYVFTHDSVFLGEDGPTHQPIDQLAALRAIPGLVVLRPADANETVAAWRVAIERQDGPTALALSRQKLPTLAGTVHGAAEGVRRGAYVVFDGAPGTTPRVLLLASGSEVAPIVAAATALSTEGIPCRAISMPSWELFAAQPADYREQILPPSVRARLAVEAGCGLGWHRWAGDQGSVVSLDRFGESAPAEVLAEHFGLTAAAITTKARALATGLAAEA